The genomic window GTAATGAGTCGTCTTTAAAGTGGGCCATTTAAGCAAAAGCTTTATCCCAGTCGGAGCGCGGGGCTTTGGATGATTGGATGATAATGGCGTTGTCACGCACATTGAGTTCGACATCGTCGCTTAACCCGCATTGTTCAATCAGGGGCTTGGGAATGCGGATTCCACGTGAATTTCCAATGGCAATGAGTGCTGTCTTCATGTTTGTAGGTAATCACATTGTGACTACTTCGTCGAGAT from Verrucomicrobiota bacterium includes these protein-coding regions:
- a CDS encoding AbrB/MazE/SpoVT family DNA-binding domain-containing protein; translated protein: MKTALIAIGNSRGIRIPKPLIEQCGLSDDVELNVRDNAIIIQSSKAPRSDWDKAFA